The following proteins are encoded in a genomic region of Periophthalmus magnuspinnatus isolate fPerMag1 chromosome 23, fPerMag1.2.pri, whole genome shotgun sequence:
- the eps8a gene encoding epidermal growth factor receptor kinase substrate 8a isoform X9 gives MNGYDTPTSNVFGSYSTQLNGHGSSSEPPKSKAKSSAKAIYGREEMYFFRSSAKNKKQSQKQRKHYTKNSINSLTDTSQYHVEHLTTFVLDRKDGMITVDDGIRRLRLLDAKGKVWTQEMLLQVEDKAVSLIDLETKNELENFPIGTIQHCQAVINACSYDSILAVVCKESGQIKPDLHLFQCDDIKANLIHADIESAISDAKGGKVKKRPETLKMILKSDGIIPPPPAAPAPEPPATDTQVDVKSRVAAWSAWTSEQQDHEKQRVYELDGSLEMTAARVDREVQILNHLLDDIEFFVTKLQKAAEAFNELSKRKKSKKGKRRSPGEGVLTLRSKPPSEEEFVDCLQKFKHAFNQLGTLKDQIQNPSAVDLVHFLFMPLKMVIQASGSVELARSVIVPFLTKEAIDFLHAAGTAEERHMWVALGDGWTKCRLEWPKDHYFPPCVLKFRDGWEPPAVPLVPPSHEQELAHLAESLANAEIQRNEELNLRLAQEHSVLQRFPPGDGGYEADGRGQNKMIAKSKYDFVARNNTELSVLKDEVLEVLDDRKQWWKVRNGCGACGYVPNNILEMTKAVDITGRGEPVYSHTIQKQTARPEHSKPVVTPMPPTPTSPTSPTSPVSSPPSAPVSLPTPPLPPPTNETTKPSSCSSTVSRHNSTTSSEGNVAMREHSQAQPAIPANRRKSNMEEVQDELMHRLTLGRSAQKKFQVPCRGNQQTVSITYESSPEDVRSWLETKGFSPVTISSLGVLTGAQLFSLNKEELKTVCPDDGARVYSQVMVQKAALERNSGFELQEIMRRRQEKLAASTCDSGVESFDEGSTH, from the exons ATGAACGGCTATGACACCCCGACCTCCAATGTCTTTGGTTCATACAGCACCCAACTCAA TGGCCATGGCTCATCTTCAGAGCCTCCAAAATCTAAAGCCAAGTCCAGTGCCAAAGCTATTTACG GAAGAGAAGAAATGTATTTCTTTCGCTCGTCtgccaaaaacaaaaagcaaagtCAAA AACAAAGAAAACACTACACAAAAAACAGCATCAACAGCCTGACGGACACTTCACAGTATCATGTAGAG CACCTGACCACATTTGTTCTGGACCGTAAAGATGGGATGATCACAGTGGATGATGGGATTCGACGCCTGCGCCTGCTCGACGCCAAGGGCAAAGTGTGGACACAAGAGATGCTTCTGCAGGTGGAGGACAAGGCCGTGAGCCTCATAGACCTGGAGACCAAG AATGAGTTGGAAAACTTTCCCATTGGGACGATACAGCACTGTCAGGCTGTGATCAACGCCTGCAGTTATGACTCCATCTTGGCGGTGGTTTGTAAAGAGTCAGGGCAGATCAAACCTGACCTGCACCTTTTCCAGTGTGATGACATCAAG GCAAACCTGATCCATGCAGATATTGAGAGTGCCATCAGTGATGCCAAAGGTGGAAAAGTAAAGAAGAGGCCAGAGACACTTAA AATGATCCTAAAAAGTGATGGGATTATCCCTCCGCCCCCTGCTGCCCCTGCCCCTGAGCCTCCTGCTACTGACACTCAGGTGGATGTGAAGAGTCGCGTGGCAGCCTGGTCTGCGTGGACCAGTGAGCAACAAGACC ATGAGAAGCAGAGAGTGTATGAGCTGGATGGTTCATTGGAGATGACCGCTGCCCGTGTCGACAGAGAAGTG CAAATATTGAACCACCTTTTGGATGACATTGAGTTCTTTGtaacaaaactgcaaaaagcAGCAGAGGCTTTCAATGAGCTCTCCAAGAGGAAAAAGTCtaaaaaaggcaaaaggagaAGTCCAGGAG AGGGTGTGCTCACTCTGCGCTCCAAGCCTCCCAGTGAAGAAgagtttgttgattgtttgcagaAATTCAAACATGCCTTCAACCAGCTG GGAACATTGAAAGACCAGATCCAAAACCCGAGTGCTGTGGATCtagttcacttcctgttcatgCCCCTAAAGATG GTGATTCAAGCCTCAGGCAGTGTAGAACTGGCCCGTAGTGTCATTGTTCCTTTCCTCACAAAAGAAGCCATCGACTTCCTCCATGCAGCAGGCACAGCAGAGGAGAGGCACATGTGGGTGGCACTGGGGGATGGCTGGACCAAGTGCAG GTTGGAGTGGCCCAAAGATCACTATTTCCCTCCTTGTGTTCTGAAGTTTCGTGACGGTTGGGAACCTCCAGCCGTTCCATTAGTCCCCCCCTCACATGAACAGGAGCTGGCACATTTGGCTGAGAGCCTGgctaatgctgaaatccagagGAATGAGGAGCTGAACCTTCGATTGGCCCAAGAG CACTCAGTGCTGCAGAGGTTTCCTCCTGGAGATGG GGGGTATGAGGCTGATGgcagaggtcaaaataagatgatcgccaaatcaaaatatgactttgtTGCGAGGAATAACACAGAACTATCAGTTTTGAAGGATGAAGTTTTAGAG GTTCTTGATGACAgaaagcagtggtggaaagtgcGTAATGGTTGCGGTGCATGTGGTTATGTGCCAAATAACATCCTAGAGATGACCAAAGCAGTGGACATAACAGGTAGAGGAGAGCCCGTCTACAGCCACACTATCCAG AAGCAGACCGCCAGACCAGAGCACTCTAAACCAGTGGTAACTCCAATGCCCCCGACACCTACGTCCCCCACGTCCCCCACATCCCCTgtgtcctctcccccttccGCGCCGGTCAGCCTGCCCACTCCGCCTCTGCCCCCTCCCACCAATGAGACCACCAAAcccagcagctgcagcagcacTGTGAGTCGCCACAACAGCACCACGTCCAGTGAGGGAAATGTCGCCATGAGGGAGCACAGCCAGGCACAACCAGCCATACCTGCAAACA GGAGGAAATCGAAcatggaggaggtgcaggatGAGCTTATGCACAGACTGACTTTGGGACGAAGCGCTCAGAAGAAGTTTCAGGTGCCCTGCCGAGGCAACCAGCAGACTGTGAGCATCACGTACGAGTCCTCTCCAGAAGATGTGAGGAGCTGGTTGGAGACTAAAGGCTTCAGCCCTGT GACCATCTCAAGCCTGGGGGTCCTGACTGGTGCCCAGCTCTTTTCTCTGAACAAAGAGGAGCTGAAAACAGTTTGTCCTGACGATGGAGCTCGAGTCTACAGCCAAGTGATGGTGCAGAAGGCAGCGCTGGAG AGGAACTCTGGCTTTGAGCTGCAGGAGATCATGAGGAGGCGACAGGAGAAGCTAGCAGCCTCCACCTGTGATTCAGGGGTGGAGTCTTTTGATGAAGGCAGCACTCACTGA
- the eps8a gene encoding epidermal growth factor receptor kinase substrate 8a isoform X7, which produces MNGYDTPTSNVFGSYSTQLNGHGSSSEPPKSKAKSSAKAIYEQRKHYTKNSINSLTDTSQYHVEHLTTFVLDRKDGMITVDDGIRRLRLLDAKGKVWTQEMLLQVEDKAVSLIDLETKNELENFPIGTIQHCQAVINACSYDSILAVVCKESGQIKPDLHLFQCDDIKANLIHADIESAISDAKGGKVKKRPETLKMILKSDGIIPPPPAAPAPEPPATDTQVDVKSRVAAWSAWTSEQQDHEKQRVYELDGSLEMTAARVDREVQILNHLLDDIEFFVTKLQKAAEAFNELSKRKKSKKGKRRSPGEGVLTLRSKPPSEEEFVDCLQKFKHAFNQLGTLKDQIQNPSAVDLVHFLFMPLKMVIQASGSVELARSVIVPFLTKEAIDFLHAAGTAEERHMWVALGDGWTKCRLEWPKDHYFPPCVLKFRDGWEPPAVPLVPPSHEQELAHLAESLANAEIQRNEELNLRLAQEHSVLQRFPPGDGYVNTTYKRMQALDPNMAVATLKQAVTRCVDRGYEADGRGQNKMIAKSKYDFVARNNTELSVLKDEVLEVLDDRKQWWKVRNGCGACGYVPNNILEMTKAVDITGRGEPVYSHTIQKQTARPEHSKPVVTPMPPTPTSPTSPTSPVSSPPSAPVSLPTPPLPPPTNETTKPSSCSSTVSRHNSTTSSEGNVAMREHSQAQPAIPANRRKSNMEEVQDELMHRLTLGRSAQKKFQVPCRGNQQTVSITYESSPEDVRSWLETKGFSPVTISSLGVLTGAQLFSLNKEELKTVCPDDGARVYSQVMVQKAALERNSGFELQEIMRRRQEKLAASTCDSGVESFDEGSTH; this is translated from the exons ATGAACGGCTATGACACCCCGACCTCCAATGTCTTTGGTTCATACAGCACCCAACTCAA TGGCCATGGCTCATCTTCAGAGCCTCCAAAATCTAAAGCCAAGTCCAGTGCCAAAGCTATTTACG AACAAAGAAAACACTACACAAAAAACAGCATCAACAGCCTGACGGACACTTCACAGTATCATGTAGAG CACCTGACCACATTTGTTCTGGACCGTAAAGATGGGATGATCACAGTGGATGATGGGATTCGACGCCTGCGCCTGCTCGACGCCAAGGGCAAAGTGTGGACACAAGAGATGCTTCTGCAGGTGGAGGACAAGGCCGTGAGCCTCATAGACCTGGAGACCAAG AATGAGTTGGAAAACTTTCCCATTGGGACGATACAGCACTGTCAGGCTGTGATCAACGCCTGCAGTTATGACTCCATCTTGGCGGTGGTTTGTAAAGAGTCAGGGCAGATCAAACCTGACCTGCACCTTTTCCAGTGTGATGACATCAAG GCAAACCTGATCCATGCAGATATTGAGAGTGCCATCAGTGATGCCAAAGGTGGAAAAGTAAAGAAGAGGCCAGAGACACTTAA AATGATCCTAAAAAGTGATGGGATTATCCCTCCGCCCCCTGCTGCCCCTGCCCCTGAGCCTCCTGCTACTGACACTCAGGTGGATGTGAAGAGTCGCGTGGCAGCCTGGTCTGCGTGGACCAGTGAGCAACAAGACC ATGAGAAGCAGAGAGTGTATGAGCTGGATGGTTCATTGGAGATGACCGCTGCCCGTGTCGACAGAGAAGTG CAAATATTGAACCACCTTTTGGATGACATTGAGTTCTTTGtaacaaaactgcaaaaagcAGCAGAGGCTTTCAATGAGCTCTCCAAGAGGAAAAAGTCtaaaaaaggcaaaaggagaAGTCCAGGAG AGGGTGTGCTCACTCTGCGCTCCAAGCCTCCCAGTGAAGAAgagtttgttgattgtttgcagaAATTCAAACATGCCTTCAACCAGCTG GGAACATTGAAAGACCAGATCCAAAACCCGAGTGCTGTGGATCtagttcacttcctgttcatgCCCCTAAAGATG GTGATTCAAGCCTCAGGCAGTGTAGAACTGGCCCGTAGTGTCATTGTTCCTTTCCTCACAAAAGAAGCCATCGACTTCCTCCATGCAGCAGGCACAGCAGAGGAGAGGCACATGTGGGTGGCACTGGGGGATGGCTGGACCAAGTGCAG GTTGGAGTGGCCCAAAGATCACTATTTCCCTCCTTGTGTTCTGAAGTTTCGTGACGGTTGGGAACCTCCAGCCGTTCCATTAGTCCCCCCCTCACATGAACAGGAGCTGGCACATTTGGCTGAGAGCCTGgctaatgctgaaatccagagGAATGAGGAGCTGAACCTTCGATTGGCCCAAGAG CACTCAGTGCTGCAGAGGTTTCCTCCTGGAGATGGGTACGTCAATACCACCTACAAACGCATGCAGGCTTTGGACCCCAACATGGCTGTGGCCACTCTTAAGCAAGCTGTCACCCGCTGTGTCGACCG GGGGTATGAGGCTGATGgcagaggtcaaaataagatgatcgccaaatcaaaatatgactttgtTGCGAGGAATAACACAGAACTATCAGTTTTGAAGGATGAAGTTTTAGAG GTTCTTGATGACAgaaagcagtggtggaaagtgcGTAATGGTTGCGGTGCATGTGGTTATGTGCCAAATAACATCCTAGAGATGACCAAAGCAGTGGACATAACAGGTAGAGGAGAGCCCGTCTACAGCCACACTATCCAG AAGCAGACCGCCAGACCAGAGCACTCTAAACCAGTGGTAACTCCAATGCCCCCGACACCTACGTCCCCCACGTCCCCCACATCCCCTgtgtcctctcccccttccGCGCCGGTCAGCCTGCCCACTCCGCCTCTGCCCCCTCCCACCAATGAGACCACCAAAcccagcagctgcagcagcacTGTGAGTCGCCACAACAGCACCACGTCCAGTGAGGGAAATGTCGCCATGAGGGAGCACAGCCAGGCACAACCAGCCATACCTGCAAACA GGAGGAAATCGAAcatggaggaggtgcaggatGAGCTTATGCACAGACTGACTTTGGGACGAAGCGCTCAGAAGAAGTTTCAGGTGCCCTGCCGAGGCAACCAGCAGACTGTGAGCATCACGTACGAGTCCTCTCCAGAAGATGTGAGGAGCTGGTTGGAGACTAAAGGCTTCAGCCCTGT GACCATCTCAAGCCTGGGGGTCCTGACTGGTGCCCAGCTCTTTTCTCTGAACAAAGAGGAGCTGAAAACAGTTTGTCCTGACGATGGAGCTCGAGTCTACAGCCAAGTGATGGTGCAGAAGGCAGCGCTGGAG AGGAACTCTGGCTTTGAGCTGCAGGAGATCATGAGGAGGCGACAGGAGAAGCTAGCAGCCTCCACCTGTGATTCAGGGGTGGAGTCTTTTGATGAAGGCAGCACTCACTGA
- the eps8a gene encoding epidermal growth factor receptor kinase substrate 8a isoform X4 has product MNGYDTPTSNVFGSYSTQLNGHGSSSEPPKSKAKSSAKAIYGREEMYFFRSSAKNKKQSQKQRKHYTKNSINSLTDTSQYHVEHLTTFVLDRKDGMITVDDGIRRLRLLDAKGKVWTQEMLLQVEDKAVSLIDLETKNELENFPIGTIQHCQAVINACSYDSILAVVCKESGQIKPDLHLFQCDDIKANLIHADIESAISDAKGGKVKKRPETLKMILKSDGIIPPPPAAPAPEPPATDTQVDVKSRVAAWSAWTSEQQDHEKQRVYELDGSLEMTAARVDREVQILNHLLDDIEFFVTKLQKAAEAFNELSKRKKSKKGKRRSPGEGVLTLRSKPPSEEEFVDCLQKFKHAFNQLGTLKDQIQNPSAVDLVHFLFMPLKMVIQASGSVELARSVIVPFLTKEAIDFLHAAGTAEERHMWVALGDGWTKCRLEWPKDHYFPPCVLKFRDGWEPPAVPLVPPSHEQELAHLAESLANAEIQRNEELNLRLAQEHSVLQRFPPGDGYVNTTYKRMQALDPNMAVATLKQAVTRCVDRGYEADGRGQNKMIAKSKYDFVARNNTELSVLKDEVLEVLDDRKQWWKVRNGCGACGYVPNNILEMTKAVDITGRGEPVYSHTIQQTARPEHSKPVVTPMPPTPTSPTSPTSPVSSPPSAPVSLPTPPLPPPTNETTKPSSCSSTVSRHNSTTSSEGNVAMREHSQAQPAIPANRRKSNMEEVQDELMHRLTLGRSAQKKFQVPCRGNQQTVSITYESSPEDVRSWLETKGFSPVTISSLGVLTGAQLFSLNKEELKTVCPDDGARVYSQVMVQKAALERNSGFELQEIMRRRQEKLAASTCDSGVESFDEGSTH; this is encoded by the exons ATGAACGGCTATGACACCCCGACCTCCAATGTCTTTGGTTCATACAGCACCCAACTCAA TGGCCATGGCTCATCTTCAGAGCCTCCAAAATCTAAAGCCAAGTCCAGTGCCAAAGCTATTTACG GAAGAGAAGAAATGTATTTCTTTCGCTCGTCtgccaaaaacaaaaagcaaagtCAAA AACAAAGAAAACACTACACAAAAAACAGCATCAACAGCCTGACGGACACTTCACAGTATCATGTAGAG CACCTGACCACATTTGTTCTGGACCGTAAAGATGGGATGATCACAGTGGATGATGGGATTCGACGCCTGCGCCTGCTCGACGCCAAGGGCAAAGTGTGGACACAAGAGATGCTTCTGCAGGTGGAGGACAAGGCCGTGAGCCTCATAGACCTGGAGACCAAG AATGAGTTGGAAAACTTTCCCATTGGGACGATACAGCACTGTCAGGCTGTGATCAACGCCTGCAGTTATGACTCCATCTTGGCGGTGGTTTGTAAAGAGTCAGGGCAGATCAAACCTGACCTGCACCTTTTCCAGTGTGATGACATCAAG GCAAACCTGATCCATGCAGATATTGAGAGTGCCATCAGTGATGCCAAAGGTGGAAAAGTAAAGAAGAGGCCAGAGACACTTAA AATGATCCTAAAAAGTGATGGGATTATCCCTCCGCCCCCTGCTGCCCCTGCCCCTGAGCCTCCTGCTACTGACACTCAGGTGGATGTGAAGAGTCGCGTGGCAGCCTGGTCTGCGTGGACCAGTGAGCAACAAGACC ATGAGAAGCAGAGAGTGTATGAGCTGGATGGTTCATTGGAGATGACCGCTGCCCGTGTCGACAGAGAAGTG CAAATATTGAACCACCTTTTGGATGACATTGAGTTCTTTGtaacaaaactgcaaaaagcAGCAGAGGCTTTCAATGAGCTCTCCAAGAGGAAAAAGTCtaaaaaaggcaaaaggagaAGTCCAGGAG AGGGTGTGCTCACTCTGCGCTCCAAGCCTCCCAGTGAAGAAgagtttgttgattgtttgcagaAATTCAAACATGCCTTCAACCAGCTG GGAACATTGAAAGACCAGATCCAAAACCCGAGTGCTGTGGATCtagttcacttcctgttcatgCCCCTAAAGATG GTGATTCAAGCCTCAGGCAGTGTAGAACTGGCCCGTAGTGTCATTGTTCCTTTCCTCACAAAAGAAGCCATCGACTTCCTCCATGCAGCAGGCACAGCAGAGGAGAGGCACATGTGGGTGGCACTGGGGGATGGCTGGACCAAGTGCAG GTTGGAGTGGCCCAAAGATCACTATTTCCCTCCTTGTGTTCTGAAGTTTCGTGACGGTTGGGAACCTCCAGCCGTTCCATTAGTCCCCCCCTCACATGAACAGGAGCTGGCACATTTGGCTGAGAGCCTGgctaatgctgaaatccagagGAATGAGGAGCTGAACCTTCGATTGGCCCAAGAG CACTCAGTGCTGCAGAGGTTTCCTCCTGGAGATGGGTACGTCAATACCACCTACAAACGCATGCAGGCTTTGGACCCCAACATGGCTGTGGCCACTCTTAAGCAAGCTGTCACCCGCTGTGTCGACCG GGGGTATGAGGCTGATGgcagaggtcaaaataagatgatcgccaaatcaaaatatgactttgtTGCGAGGAATAACACAGAACTATCAGTTTTGAAGGATGAAGTTTTAGAG GTTCTTGATGACAgaaagcagtggtggaaagtgcGTAATGGTTGCGGTGCATGTGGTTATGTGCCAAATAACATCCTAGAGATGACCAAAGCAGTGGACATAACAGGTAGAGGAGAGCCCGTCTACAGCCACACTATCCAG CAGACCGCCAGACCAGAGCACTCTAAACCAGTGGTAACTCCAATGCCCCCGACACCTACGTCCCCCACGTCCCCCACATCCCCTgtgtcctctcccccttccGCGCCGGTCAGCCTGCCCACTCCGCCTCTGCCCCCTCCCACCAATGAGACCACCAAAcccagcagctgcagcagcacTGTGAGTCGCCACAACAGCACCACGTCCAGTGAGGGAAATGTCGCCATGAGGGAGCACAGCCAGGCACAACCAGCCATACCTGCAAACA GGAGGAAATCGAAcatggaggaggtgcaggatGAGCTTATGCACAGACTGACTTTGGGACGAAGCGCTCAGAAGAAGTTTCAGGTGCCCTGCCGAGGCAACCAGCAGACTGTGAGCATCACGTACGAGTCCTCTCCAGAAGATGTGAGGAGCTGGTTGGAGACTAAAGGCTTCAGCCCTGT GACCATCTCAAGCCTGGGGGTCCTGACTGGTGCCCAGCTCTTTTCTCTGAACAAAGAGGAGCTGAAAACAGTTTGTCCTGACGATGGAGCTCGAGTCTACAGCCAAGTGATGGTGCAGAAGGCAGCGCTGGAG AGGAACTCTGGCTTTGAGCTGCAGGAGATCATGAGGAGGCGACAGGAGAAGCTAGCAGCCTCCACCTGTGATTCAGGGGTGGAGTCTTTTGATGAAGGCAGCACTCACTGA
- the eps8a gene encoding epidermal growth factor receptor kinase substrate 8a isoform X5: protein MNGYDTPTSNVFGSYSTQLNGHGSSSEPPKSKAKSSAKAIYGREEMYFFRSSAKNKKQSQKQRKHYTKNSINSLTDTSQYHVEHLTTFVLDRKDGMITVDDGIRRLRLLDAKGKVWTQEMLLQVEDKAVSLIDLETKNELENFPIGTIQHCQAVINACSYDSILAVVCKESGQIKPDLHLFQCDDIKANLIHADIESAISDAKGGKVKKRPETLKMILKSDGIIPPPPAAPAPEPPATDTQVDVKSRVAAWSAWTSEQQDHEKQRVYELDGSLEMTAARVDREVQILNHLLDDIEFFVTKLQKAAEAFNELSKRKKSKKGKRRSPGEGVLTLRSKPPSEEEFVDCLQKFKHAFNQLGTLKDQIQNPSAVDLVHFLFMPLKMVIQASGSVELARSVIVPFLTKEAIDFLHAAGTAEERHMWVALGDGWTKCRLEWPKDHYFPPCVLKFRDGWEPPAVPLVPPSHEQELAHLAESLANAEIQRNEELNLRLAQEHSVLQRFPPGDGGYEADGRGQNKMIAKSKYDFVARNNTELSVLKDEVLEVLDDRKQWWKVRNGCGACGYVPNNILEMTKAVDITGRGEPVYSHTIQLMMPKKEFELFKQLLGELNEKQTARPEHSKPVVTPMPPTPTSPTSPTSPVSSPPSAPVSLPTPPLPPPTNETTKPSSCSSTVSRHNSTTSSEGNVAMREHSQAQPAIPANRRKSNMEEVQDELMHRLTLGRSAQKKFQVPCRGNQQTVSITYESSPEDVRSWLETKGFSPVTISSLGVLTGAQLFSLNKEELKTVCPDDGARVYSQVMVQKAALERNSGFELQEIMRRRQEKLAASTCDSGVESFDEGSTH from the exons ATGAACGGCTATGACACCCCGACCTCCAATGTCTTTGGTTCATACAGCACCCAACTCAA TGGCCATGGCTCATCTTCAGAGCCTCCAAAATCTAAAGCCAAGTCCAGTGCCAAAGCTATTTACG GAAGAGAAGAAATGTATTTCTTTCGCTCGTCtgccaaaaacaaaaagcaaagtCAAA AACAAAGAAAACACTACACAAAAAACAGCATCAACAGCCTGACGGACACTTCACAGTATCATGTAGAG CACCTGACCACATTTGTTCTGGACCGTAAAGATGGGATGATCACAGTGGATGATGGGATTCGACGCCTGCGCCTGCTCGACGCCAAGGGCAAAGTGTGGACACAAGAGATGCTTCTGCAGGTGGAGGACAAGGCCGTGAGCCTCATAGACCTGGAGACCAAG AATGAGTTGGAAAACTTTCCCATTGGGACGATACAGCACTGTCAGGCTGTGATCAACGCCTGCAGTTATGACTCCATCTTGGCGGTGGTTTGTAAAGAGTCAGGGCAGATCAAACCTGACCTGCACCTTTTCCAGTGTGATGACATCAAG GCAAACCTGATCCATGCAGATATTGAGAGTGCCATCAGTGATGCCAAAGGTGGAAAAGTAAAGAAGAGGCCAGAGACACTTAA AATGATCCTAAAAAGTGATGGGATTATCCCTCCGCCCCCTGCTGCCCCTGCCCCTGAGCCTCCTGCTACTGACACTCAGGTGGATGTGAAGAGTCGCGTGGCAGCCTGGTCTGCGTGGACCAGTGAGCAACAAGACC ATGAGAAGCAGAGAGTGTATGAGCTGGATGGTTCATTGGAGATGACCGCTGCCCGTGTCGACAGAGAAGTG CAAATATTGAACCACCTTTTGGATGACATTGAGTTCTTTGtaacaaaactgcaaaaagcAGCAGAGGCTTTCAATGAGCTCTCCAAGAGGAAAAAGTCtaaaaaaggcaaaaggagaAGTCCAGGAG AGGGTGTGCTCACTCTGCGCTCCAAGCCTCCCAGTGAAGAAgagtttgttgattgtttgcagaAATTCAAACATGCCTTCAACCAGCTG GGAACATTGAAAGACCAGATCCAAAACCCGAGTGCTGTGGATCtagttcacttcctgttcatgCCCCTAAAGATG GTGATTCAAGCCTCAGGCAGTGTAGAACTGGCCCGTAGTGTCATTGTTCCTTTCCTCACAAAAGAAGCCATCGACTTCCTCCATGCAGCAGGCACAGCAGAGGAGAGGCACATGTGGGTGGCACTGGGGGATGGCTGGACCAAGTGCAG GTTGGAGTGGCCCAAAGATCACTATTTCCCTCCTTGTGTTCTGAAGTTTCGTGACGGTTGGGAACCTCCAGCCGTTCCATTAGTCCCCCCCTCACATGAACAGGAGCTGGCACATTTGGCTGAGAGCCTGgctaatgctgaaatccagagGAATGAGGAGCTGAACCTTCGATTGGCCCAAGAG CACTCAGTGCTGCAGAGGTTTCCTCCTGGAGATGG GGGGTATGAGGCTGATGgcagaggtcaaaataagatgatcgccaaatcaaaatatgactttgtTGCGAGGAATAACACAGAACTATCAGTTTTGAAGGATGAAGTTTTAGAG GTTCTTGATGACAgaaagcagtggtggaaagtgcGTAATGGTTGCGGTGCATGTGGTTATGTGCCAAATAACATCCTAGAGATGACCAAAGCAGTGGACATAACAGGTAGAGGAGAGCCCGTCTACAGCCACACTATCCAG CTTATGATGCCAAAAAAGGAGTTTGAGTTGTTCAAG CAATTATTGGGCGAATTGAATGAG AAGCAGACCGCCAGACCAGAGCACTCTAAACCAGTGGTAACTCCAATGCCCCCGACACCTACGTCCCCCACGTCCCCCACATCCCCTgtgtcctctcccccttccGCGCCGGTCAGCCTGCCCACTCCGCCTCTGCCCCCTCCCACCAATGAGACCACCAAAcccagcagctgcagcagcacTGTGAGTCGCCACAACAGCACCACGTCCAGTGAGGGAAATGTCGCCATGAGGGAGCACAGCCAGGCACAACCAGCCATACCTGCAAACA GGAGGAAATCGAAcatggaggaggtgcaggatGAGCTTATGCACAGACTGACTTTGGGACGAAGCGCTCAGAAGAAGTTTCAGGTGCCCTGCCGAGGCAACCAGCAGACTGTGAGCATCACGTACGAGTCCTCTCCAGAAGATGTGAGGAGCTGGTTGGAGACTAAAGGCTTCAGCCCTGT GACCATCTCAAGCCTGGGGGTCCTGACTGGTGCCCAGCTCTTTTCTCTGAACAAAGAGGAGCTGAAAACAGTTTGTCCTGACGATGGAGCTCGAGTCTACAGCCAAGTGATGGTGCAGAAGGCAGCGCTGGAG AGGAACTCTGGCTTTGAGCTGCAGGAGATCATGAGGAGGCGACAGGAGAAGCTAGCAGCCTCCACCTGTGATTCAGGGGTGGAGTCTTTTGATGAAGGCAGCACTCACTGA